The following are encoded together in the Leptospiraceae bacterium genome:
- a CDS encoding pyridoxal phosphate-dependent aminotransferase — protein sequence MLLVAKRLDVVEPSPTLAITARANALKAEGKDVVGFGAGEPDFDTPEHIKNAAKLAMDKGQTKYTPVSGTVSLKDAIIAKFKRDNNLTYERKNIIVGVGGKQVLYNFFMATINPGDEVIIPAPYWVSYADIVRLAEGTPIIVQTTPENNFQITPAQLEKAITPKTKVFIFNSPSNPTGAAYSKKDVEALCEVLLKHQIMIISDDIYEKVIYDGLEFVNPAMLSPELKERTFVVNGVSKAYSMTGWRIGYGAGNAEIIKNMDTMQGQSTSNATSIAQAAAEEALKADQSCITEMVKAFDDRRKKIVKALNEIPGVNCRTPQGAFYVFPYITSVYEMPGFQALLKSNPNASKSKLFCDVLLEKYEVAAVPGVAFGDDNAIRLSYALGQANIDKGVARIAKMIGDLK from the coding sequence ATGTTACTAGTTGCAAAAAGATTAGATGTTGTAGAGCCTTCCCCTACTCTTGCTATTACTGCACGGGCAAATGCTCTCAAAGCAGAAGGGAAAGACGTTGTTGGATTTGGTGCAGGTGAGCCTGATTTTGATACCCCCGAACACATTAAGAACGCGGCAAAGCTCGCGATGGACAAGGGGCAAACAAAGTATACCCCCGTTTCAGGAACCGTTAGCCTAAAAGACGCTATCATAGCCAAATTCAAACGAGACAACAACCTCACCTACGAAAGAAAAAACATCATTGTAGGAGTTGGCGGCAAACAGGTATTATACAACTTCTTCATGGCAACTATCAATCCCGGCGATGAAGTGATTATCCCTGCTCCCTATTGGGTCAGCTATGCGGATATCGTCCGTTTGGCAGAAGGAACTCCAATCATTGTTCAAACGACTCCTGAAAATAATTTTCAAATCACACCTGCACAGTTAGAAAAAGCAATCACACCTAAGACAAAAGTATTCATTTTTAACTCACCTTCCAATCCTACAGGTGCTGCCTATTCCAAGAAAGATGTGGAAGCGTTATGCGAAGTTCTCTTAAAGCACCAAATCATGATTATCTCCGATGATATTTATGAAAAAGTCATTTACGATGGGCTAGAGTTTGTGAACCCTGCAATGCTTTCTCCTGAATTAAAAGAGCGCACTTTCGTAGTCAATGGAGTTTCTAAAGCTTATTCCATGACTGGTTGGAGAATTGGTTATGGTGCGGGTAATGCTGAAATCATAAAAAACATGGACACCATGCAAGGTCAATCTACATCGAATGCAACTTCTATCGCGCAAGCCGCTGCCGAAGAAGCATTAAAAGCTGACCAGTCTTGCATTACTGAAATGGTAAAAGCATTTGATGACAGAAGAAAAAAAATTGTCAAAGCACTCAATGAAATTCCAGGAGTTAATTGCCGTACACCGCAAGGAGCCTTCTATGTATTTCCTTATATCACAAGTGTTTACGAAATGCCAGGGTTTCAAGCTTTACTAAAATCAAACCCAAATGCTTCTAAGAGCAAACTATTCTGTGATGTTCTCTTAGAAAAATACGAAGTAGCCGCTGTTCCCGGGGTCGCATTCGGTGACGACAACGCTATTCGTCTTTCCTACGCCCTCGGTCAAGCAAACATCGACAAAGGTGTAGCGCGTATCGCTAAGATGATTGGGGATTTGAAGTAG